In Thauera sedimentorum, a single genomic region encodes these proteins:
- a CDS encoding PAS domain-containing sensor histidine kinase, producing MSDQPKPNLPLQHTGHPGELVGVGEDVWMDVIHKMDEVYSDLLQYEVALEQKNAKLEESQQFILSVLTSMSDILVVCDRNGNIEDVNRSLLDFTGKELDELRGTTVFELFADDVARTQARHLLTLYGEESVHDCELPLRARDGSAVPVSLNCTPRYNAVGKSLGMVVTGRPVGELRRAYQALRQAHEDLKRTQQQLLHSEKMASLGRLVAGVAHELNNPISFILGNVHALQRYAGRLESYLAALHAGEAPARLAELRAELRIDRILADLPPLIEGTIEGAERTRDIVDGLKRFSAIDRDEQQSFNLTEVIERAVRWVCKATREGFRVQVRLPAQIPVRGSPGQMQQVMMNLVQNAWDATSDLPEPWLDIEGKVEGTRATIRFHDNGPGIAEQHLAHVFDPFFTTKPVGKGTGLGLSISYGIVERHGGQLSARNHPAGGAELVIELPVSD from the coding sequence ATGAGCGACCAGCCCAAGCCCAACCTTCCCCTGCAGCACACCGGCCACCCCGGCGAACTGGTGGGCGTGGGCGAGGACGTGTGGATGGACGTCATCCACAAGATGGACGAGGTGTATTCCGACCTGCTGCAGTACGAGGTCGCCCTCGAACAGAAGAACGCCAAGCTGGAGGAGTCGCAACAGTTCATCCTCTCGGTGCTCACCTCGATGTCCGACATCCTGGTGGTGTGCGACCGCAATGGAAACATCGAGGACGTGAACCGCTCCCTGCTCGACTTCACCGGCAAGGAGCTGGACGAGCTGCGCGGCACCACGGTGTTCGAGCTGTTCGCCGACGACGTGGCACGCACCCAGGCCCGCCACCTGCTCACCCTGTACGGCGAGGAAAGCGTGCACGACTGCGAGCTGCCCCTGCGCGCGCGCGACGGCTCGGCGGTGCCGGTGTCGCTCAACTGCACGCCTCGCTACAACGCCGTGGGCAAGTCGCTCGGCATGGTGGTCACCGGCCGTCCGGTGGGCGAGCTGCGCCGCGCCTACCAGGCCTTGCGGCAGGCCCACGAGGACCTCAAGCGCACCCAGCAGCAACTGCTGCACTCCGAGAAGATGGCCTCGCTCGGCCGCCTGGTGGCCGGGGTGGCACACGAGCTGAACAACCCGATCAGCTTCATCCTCGGCAACGTGCATGCGCTGCAGCGCTACGCCGGGCGGCTGGAGTCCTACCTGGCCGCACTGCACGCCGGGGAAGCGCCCGCAAGGCTGGCAGAACTGCGCGCAGAGCTGCGCATCGACCGGATCCTCGCCGACCTGCCGCCACTGATCGAAGGCACGATCGAGGGCGCCGAGCGCACCCGCGACATCGTGGACGGCCTGAAGCGCTTCTCCGCCATAGACCGCGACGAGCAGCAGTCCTTCAACCTTACGGAAGTGATCGAGCGCGCGGTGCGCTGGGTGTGCAAGGCCACCCGCGAGGGCTTCCGCGTGCAGGTCCGCCTGCCGGCGCAGATCCCGGTGCGAGGCTCGCCCGGGCAGATGCAGCAGGTGATGATGAACCTGGTGCAGAACGCCTGGGACGCCACCAGCGACTTGCCCGAACCCTGGCTCGACATCGAAGGCAAGGTGGAAGGCACGCGCGCCACCATCCGCTTCCACGACAACGGCCCGGGCATCGCCGAGCAGCACCTGGCGCACGTCTTCGACCCCTTCTTCACCACCAAGCCGGTGGGCAAGGGCACCGGCCTGGGGCTGTCGATCAGCTACGGCATCGTCGAGCGCCACGGCGGCCAGCTCTCCGCCCGCAACCACCCGGCCGGCGGCGCCGAGCTGGTGATCGAGCTACCGGTCAGCGACTGA
- a CDS encoding HupE/UreJ family protein has protein sequence MHPNRALTTLGLVLASGSALAHPGHESASFFSGLGHPLGGADHLLAMLAVGLYAARQAGRQRWALPASFVLAMLAGAGLGALGIMLPAVEAGIAASVLVLGLLIAFAARLPVAAALPLVAAFALFHGHAHHAEMGDGTLAAYAAGFALATAALHAAGYLVGRWLPQSLWAQRLQRAAGALIAGAGAVFLGA, from the coding sequence ATGCACCCGAACCGCGCGCTGACCACCCTCGGCCTCGTCCTCGCCAGCGGCTCCGCGCTGGCTCATCCGGGCCACGAATCGGCCAGCTTCTTCTCCGGCCTCGGCCACCCGCTGGGCGGCGCCGACCACCTGCTGGCCATGCTCGCGGTAGGCCTCTACGCCGCGCGCCAGGCCGGCCGCCAGCGCTGGGCGCTGCCTGCAAGCTTCGTGCTGGCGATGCTCGCCGGCGCCGGGCTGGGCGCGCTGGGCATCATGCTGCCCGCGGTGGAAGCCGGCATCGCCGCCTCGGTGCTGGTGCTCGGCCTGCTGATCGCCTTCGCCGCGCGCCTGCCGGTAGCCGCCGCGCTGCCGCTGGTGGCGGCCTTCGCGCTGTTCCACGGCCACGCCCACCATGCCGAGATGGGCGACGGCACGCTGGCCGCCTACGCGGCCGGTTTTGCGCTGGCCACCGCGGCGCTGCACGCTGCGGGCTATCTGGTCGGCCGCTGGCTGCCGCAAAGCTTGTGGGCACAGCGCCTGCAGCGCGCTGCCGGCGCGCTGATCGCCGGCGCGGGCGCGGTCTTCCTCGGCGCCTGA